A stretch of Telopea speciosissima isolate NSW1024214 ecotype Mountain lineage chromosome 11, Tspe_v1, whole genome shotgun sequence DNA encodes these proteins:
- the LOC122646371 gene encoding uncharacterized protein LOC122646371, with translation MLLQKPKKSKQSVKGNRLLININFLGSAGPIRFIVSEEELVTAVIDTALKSYAREGRLPVLGSDLNNFLIYRANAGGDALNPWDTIGSRGGRNFVMCKKPQPHQETRSVGRGIPVGAGKSSPSPMISTARKGNSSWKSWLNKSISLKLYSH, from the exons ATGTTGCTTCAGAAACCCAAGAAGAGCAAGCAGAGCGTCAAGGGAAACCGTCTCTTGATCAACATCAATTTCCTGGGCAGCGCTGGACCCATCCGTTTCATCGTCAGTGAGGAAGAGCTCGTCACGGCAGTCATCGACACCGCCCTTAAATCTTATGCTCGCGAAGGTCGTCTCCCTGTTCTTGGCTCTGATCTCAATAATTTCCTCATCTACCGCGCCAATGCCGGAGGCGATG CTTTGAATCCATGGGATACTATTGGATCACGCGGAGGAAGGAATTTTGTGATGTGCAAGAAGCCGCAGCCGCATCAGGAAACCAGGTCGGTTGGACGAGGGATTCCAGTTGGAGCTGGAAAATCTTCGCCGTCACCGATGATTTCTACTGCTCGGAAGGGGAATAGTAGCTGGAAATCATGGCTTAACAAGTCCATTAGTCTCAAATTATATTCGCATTGA